Proteins from a single region of Pseudodesulfovibrio portus:
- a CDS encoding ferredoxin yields MGYTITIDHDKCTGDGECVDVCPVEVYELQDGKAVAVNEDECLGCESCVEVCESDAITVEEN; encoded by the coding sequence ATGGGCTATACTATCACTATCGATCACGACAAGTGCACTGGCGACGGCGAATGTGTCGACGTCTGTCCGGTTGAAGTCTACGAGCTTCAGGACGGCAAAGCCGTTGCAGTGAACGAAGACGAGTGTCTCGGTTGTGAGTCCTGCGTTGAGGTTTGCGAATCTGACGCGATCACCGTCGAAGAGAACTAG
- a CDS encoding aminopeptidase, translating into MFTKDELKKYAETLWWGLSTARTESFRPGDYVLLRFDTDALPLAETVFDMLIEKGINPVARQNLTANMELSFYGKGTDAQLTDIPAGDKELMGGLNGLISLIAPSSLTHLQAVDSRKIGQAAVARKFMRDIMEKREQSGDFGWTLCVYPTPALAEAAGLSMDEFKAQVVKACFLDDDNPPARWADIFEEAEKVKAWLNSLAIEHVRVKTENTDLVVVPGRDRRWLGVSGHNIPSFEIFLSPDWRGTEGVYYADQPSFRSGNFVEGVRLTFEKGVATKVEAKTGEEFVQKQLTLDEGANRLGEFSLTDRRFSKINAFMANTLFDENFGGDQGNCHVAVGASYADTYAGDQSTLDAAKKKELGFNDSALHWDLVNTERKTVTATLKGGEDRIIYKDGQFQYE; encoded by the coding sequence ATGTTTACCAAGGACGAACTGAAAAAATACGCCGAAACCCTGTGGTGGGGACTGTCCACCGCCCGGACCGAATCTTTCCGGCCCGGCGACTACGTGCTGCTGCGTTTCGACACGGACGCCCTGCCCCTGGCGGAGACCGTGTTCGACATGCTCATCGAAAAGGGCATCAACCCGGTGGCGCGCCAGAACCTGACCGCCAACATGGAACTCTCCTTCTACGGCAAGGGCACGGACGCCCAGCTCACGGACATCCCGGCGGGCGACAAGGAGCTCATGGGCGGGCTGAACGGGCTGATCTCGCTCATCGCCCCGTCCTCCCTGACCCACCTCCAGGCCGTTGACTCGCGCAAGATCGGACAGGCCGCCGTGGCCCGCAAGTTCATGCGCGACATCATGGAAAAACGCGAGCAGTCCGGCGACTTCGGCTGGACCCTCTGCGTCTACCCCACCCCGGCCCTGGCCGAGGCAGCCGGGTTGTCCATGGACGAGTTCAAGGCCCAGGTGGTCAAGGCGTGCTTCCTGGACGACGACAACCCGCCCGCGCGCTGGGCCGACATCTTCGAGGAGGCCGAAAAGGTCAAGGCATGGCTCAACAGCCTGGCCATCGAGCACGTGCGCGTCAAAACCGAGAACACCGACCTCGTCGTGGTGCCCGGCCGGGACCGCCGCTGGCTCGGCGTGTCCGGCCACAACATCCCGTCGTTCGAGATATTCCTCTCGCCGGACTGGCGCGGCACCGAAGGCGTGTACTATGCCGACCAGCCCTCCTTCCGCTCCGGAAACTTCGTGGAAGGCGTGCGGCTGACCTTCGAGAAGGGCGTGGCGACCAAGGTCGAGGCCAAGACGGGCGAGGAATTCGTGCAGAAGCAGCTGACCCTGGACGAGGGGGCCAACCGGCTGGGCGAATTCTCCCTGACCGACCGCCGCTTCTCCAAGATCAACGCCTTCATGGCCAACACCCTGTTCGACGAGAACTTCGGCGGCGACCAGGGCAATTGCCACGTGGCCGTGGGCGCGTCCTACGCGGACACCTATGCAGGCGACCAGTCCACCCTGGATGCGGCAAAGAAAAAGGAACTCGGCTTCAATGACTCAGCCCTGCATTGGGACCTGGTCAACACCGAGCGCAAGACCGTCACCGCCACCCTCAAGGGCGGCGAGGACCGTATCATTTATAAGGACGGCCAGTTCCAGTACGAATAG